Within the Burkholderia mayonis genome, the region GCGCGCTCGCATCGACGGCCGCCGCGCGATATCGCTCGGCGAACGACGCGAAATCGCGCAGCGTCGACACCATCAGGCGATCGCCGTACGTCGCATAGCCGACCGAGCCGTTCTCGACGCGCGGATACGGACCGTGCCGATAGTCGAATGCGTAGCGCGTGCGGCCGTTCTCCGTCACCGGCGCGAGCGCGACGTAGCCGCGCGCGTCGGCGTAGAGCGGCATGTCGGCGGGCAAATCGAAGATCAGCCGCTGCGCGTCGACGGGCATCCGCGACGGCGCGACGAAATAGCCGAAGAACCCCGGATCGCGCGGCTTCGTACGCGACTTGCGAAACACGAGGCGCGTGCGCGCGCCCGCATCGACGCCCGGAAAGATCACCGAGCGCAACACGCCATCCTCGAAAAACGGCGCGCCGGCGGAGCGCGGTTCCTGCACGTCGCGAATCGCCTCCGGGCCGACCGGATGCGCGGCGCCGGCGCGATCGATCGTCTCGGCGGTCAGCAGTTCGACCCGCTCGATGTCCTTGTTGAACCACACGTAGCGCTGCGCGACGTCGTCGATGCCGCTCGCGGTGTTCGCGCGCAGCGTCGAATCGTCGTGCTCGTCGACGGAGCCGTCATGCTGGACGACGAACACGTGAACGTCGCTGACGAGGGTCGCGGGCGCGGCGTCATCGGCGTCGGATTCTGCCGGCGACGCGTTCGCGCAATGGGCGGCCATGCAGACGCATGCCGCGCAGAATAGTCGGACGAAAGCGGGCATCGCAATCAACCTGCGGCGCAACGCGCGGTCGGATCGCAACCGGGTAGCGGGTTCGTGAACGGATCTTGCCGATCGGCCGGGGCGCATCGCGCGACTTCCGGCGCGACAAATGCGTTCGATGCTTCGCGCGTCGCCGCGCGCCATCTCCGCTTGTTCGACGCGCGCGGAATCCCGGTTTCGGCCCGGCCAGTTTGGGTCATCGCGGCCGATCGCGTCAAGCGCGTGCCGGACGCCATCGCGCCCCTCGGATACCGGCGAGCATCCGGACATCGACATCCGGGTGATCGCCGATTCGCAGTTCGCGACCTTCCGAAGCGACGGCGTCGATCTAGCGATCCGCTACGGCAAGCCGCCGTTCGGCAAGGGGCTCGTCACGCGCTTCCTGTTTCCGGTCGACATCTATGCGGCACGCAGCCCATCGCTGCTGACATCACCCGGCTCGCTCGCGATCCCGCCGCCTCCGCGCTGCTGCACGACGCGCACGATCTGTCGCCCGAGTTTCTCGCCACGATGCCGGAGCGCGTCGCGGTCGATCCGCACCGGGGCCCGCGCTTCAATCAATCGTCGCTCGCGATCGACGCCGCGACCGCGGGACACGGCGCCGCGCTCGTCAGCGATCAACTCGTCGGGCGCGACATCGAGGCCGGACGACTGTGCCGGCTGTTCGATTTCGCGCTGCCGCTGTCGGTCGGCTACTACATCGCCCATCCGAACGAGCCGCGGCGTCCGAACGACATCGCGACGATGGAGGCGTGGCTGATTCGTCACGCGCGGCGCGATATGCAGCGCGATCTCGCATAACGCACGCAAGCGCCGCCGGAAAACCGGTCGATTAGAATCGCCGCATGCACGCTTCCGACCCTCGCGATCTTCGCCTCCCGTCCCTCGACGGCCTGCTGGCCTTCGAGGCCGCCGCGCGCCACGGCACGTTCGAGCGGGCGGCCGAAGAACTGTGCGTGACGTGTCGGAATTTCTTTCGCATCGCGCCTGAAGATATTTCCGCGCGCGCCGCCGAGTGCGGCGGTAGCATCATCGTTCCCCTTTCGGAGCCGTCCATGCCCCTCCCGATCACCTGCATCGAAGATCTTCGCGTTCTCGCGAGGAAACGCATTCCGCGGATGTTCTACGACTACGTCGATACGGGCTCCTACACGGAGTCGACGTATCGCGCGAACGAAGCCGACTTCCAGCGCATCAAGCTGCGTCAGCGGGTCGGCGTCGACATCGCGCATCGCAGCCTGCGCACGACGATGGCGGGACAGGACGTCGCGATACCGGTTGCGCTCGCGCCGACCGGCCTCGTCGGCATGATGCGCGCCGACGGCGAGATTCTCGCGGCGCGCGCCGCGCAGCGGTTCGGCGTGCCGTTCACGCTGTCGACGATGAGCATCTGCTCGCTCGAGGACATCGCGACGCACGCGCCCGGGCCGTTCTGGTTCCAGCTCTACATGATGCGCGATCGCGTGTTCATCGAGCGGCTGATCGCGCGCGCGAAGGCGGCGGGCTGTCCCGCGCTCGTGCTGACGATGGACCTGCAGATCGGCGGCCAACGCCACAAGGACGTGAAGAACGGCTTGTCGAGCCCGCCGCGCATCACGCTGCCGAATCTGCTGAACATGGCGAGCAAGCCGCGCTGGTGCATCGGCATGGCCCGCACCCGACGCCGTCATTTCGGCAACATCGTCGGGCACGTGAAGGGCGTGACCGACATGTCGTCGCTCGATTCATGGACGCGCGAGCAGTTCGATCCGACGATCGACTGGCGCGACGTCGAATGGGTTCGGCAACGCTGGGACGGCAAGCTGATCGTCAAGGGCATTCTCGATCCGCGCGACGCTCACCTGGCGGCCGACGCGGGCGCGGATGCGATCGTCGTATCGAATCACGGCGGCCGCCAGCTCGACGGTGCGATGTCGTCGGTCGACGCGCTGCCTGCCATCGTGGACGCGATCGGCCAGCGCATCGAAGTGTGGCTTGACGGCGGCGTGCGCACCGGCCAGGACGTGCTGAAGGCGGTCGCGCTCGGCGCGCGCGGCACGATGATCGGGCGTGCGTTTCTCTATGGCGTCGCCGCGCTGGGCGAAGCAGGCGTGTTCCGCAGCCTCGACATCATCGCGCGCGAGCTCGATACGACGATGGCGCTGTGCGGCTATACCGACATTCTGTCGGTGGACGCCGACGTTCTCGCACGGCGATTCTGATTGCGTTCGATGCGCGCGAATCCCGCTGCGTATGCCTACGCGGATGCGCGAGCCGCGAACGGCGTCGCACAGCCGATCTCACGCGATGCGCGACGGCACGACGCCGCGCCGACGCAAACATCGAGCGGCGGATCGAAGCGCGCATCGGGCCGCCGAGCGGTGTTGTCGTCGGCGTCGAGCGCGGCCTTCCACTGCATCGCGTACAGACCGGATACCTGGACCGCATGCCCGGCGCGTCGATCAGGACTTCGGAATGTCGCCTCCGTGCCGCGTCGCGATCGCGCGTGTTGTGCGTGTTGTGCGTGTTGTGCGTGCGTGTCGGGCGCGTCCGGGCTTCTGGCTACTGCGGCCGTTGCAGATCCGCAATCACCGCCGCGAGAAAGCGCGCCGCCTCGCCGCCCGTGACGACTCGATGATCGAACGTCAGGCTGAGCGGCAGGATGCGATGCACGGCGGGCGCGCCGCCCGCCGCGACGACCGCGTCGTGCACGCGCCCCGCGCCGAGGATCGCAACGGTCGGCGGCACGACGACGGGCGCCGCATACTTGCCGGCGATCATCCCGAAGTTCGACAGCGTGATCGTGTTGCCGCGCAACTCATCCGGCGGAATCTTGCGCGCACGGATGTCGGCGCGCATCCGGTCGAGCCCGTTGCGCAAGTCGGCGGCGTCGCGATGCGCGACGTCGCGCAGCACCGGCACGAAGAGACCGTCCGGCAGATCGACCGCGATGCCGAGATCGATCTTCGCGACCACGTGCCGACGCCCCGCCTGTCCGTCGAACCACGCGTTGAGCCCCGGCTCCGCGCGGCAGCCGGCGACGAGCGCGCGAATCAGGCGCATCGTCACATCCGCGCCCGCGGGCCATGCGTGGATGTCGGCATCGTCGATCACGGTCGCCGCCGCGACTTCGCTCTGCGCGCGCGCCATGTTCTGCGCCATCGCGCGCCGCACGCCGCGCAGCACTTCGGGCGGCCCGAGCTCGGCGAGCACCTTCGCGACGCGCTGCACGTCCGCCGCAGTGATCACGCCGTCGGCGCCCGACGGCGTCACCATCGCCAGATCGACGTCGAGCTTGCGCGCGAGCGCGCGCACGGCCGGAATCGCCTTGACCGCGCCGGCGCCGCGGCCGCCCGCGCCCGTGCCGAGCGCTGCGGGCGCTTCTTGCACGACGTGCTCGCCGACCGTCATGTGGCCGACGACGGTCCCCGCATCGGCTTCGTCGGCTTCGCCTTCGAATGCGACGAGCGGCGCGCCGAGATGAACGATGTCGCCCGGCTGCCCGAACAGCTTCGCGATGCGGCCGGATTGCGGCGACGGGATCTCGACGATCGCCTTCGCGGTCTCGACCGACAACAGCGGCTGATCGGTCTGAACCGCGTCGCCAGCCTTGGCGTGCCATTCGACGATCTCGGCTTCCTGCAAGCCTTCGCCGAGGTCGGGCAATTTGAAGATCTTCATGTCGTTACGACGCCTCCAGCGTCTTCCTGACTGCGCTGACGATGCGCGCCGCGCTCGGCATGTACTGGCTTTCGAGCCGGAACAGCGGCACGACGACGTCGTAGCCGGTCACGCGCTGCACGGGCGCGAGCAGCGAATACAGACAGTGCTCGGCGACGAGCGCGGCGATCTCCGCGCCGACGCCCGCCGTGCGCGGCGCCTCGTGGACGATCACGCAGCGGCCCGTCCTCGCGACCGACGCGACGATCGTATCGGCATCGAGCGGCTTCAGCGTCGCGACGTCGATCACTTCGGCCATCACGCCTTCCTGCGCGAGCTGATCGGCGGCCGTCTGCACTTCCTGCAGCGTCGCGCCCCAGCTCACCAGCGTGACGTCGGAGCCGTCGCGCAGCGTGAAGCACGTATCGAGCGGCAGCGCCTCCCCGTTGTCTTCGACCGGCTGTCGGAACAGCCGATACAGGCGCGAAGGCTCGAAGAACATCACCGGATCCGGATCGCGAATCGCGGCGAGCAGCAGCCCATAGGCGCGCGCGGGCGTCGACGGAATCACGACGCGCAGGCCGGGGATATGCGCGAACAACGCTTCGGGGCTTTCCGAATGATGTTCCGGCGCGTGAATGCCGCCGCCGCACGGCGCGCGGATCACGAGCGGACACGACAGCCGTCCACGCGTGCGATGACGCAGCCGCGACGCGTGATTGAGGACCTGATCGATCGTCGGATAGACGAAGCCGGTGAACTGGATCTCCGCGACGGGCTTGAGACCCATCGCCGCCATGCCGATCGCGGCGCCCGCGATCGCCGTTTCCGCGAGCGGCGTGTCGATCACGCGCCGCGCGCCGAAGCGCGCCTGCAAGTCGACGGTTGCACGAAACACGCCGCCGTTCGCGCCGATGTCCTCGCCGAGCAGCACGACGGACGGATCGTGCGCGAGCGCGTACGCGAGCGCCAGATTGACCGCCTCGACGAGGTTCAGATCAGCCATGATGATTCCCCGCAGCCAGCGCAAATGCGAGCGCCGTCGCCAACTGTTCCTGCATCGCCTGCGGCAGGCTCGCATACAAATGGTCGAACATCGCCGACGTGTCCGGCTGCGGCGTCGCGAGATAAGCCTCCACTGCTTCTTCGACCTGCGCGTAGCACGCCTTGCCGAGCTGCTCGTCCAGCGCCTTGTCCCACACGTTGCGATGCATCAGGTATTTGCGCAGACGCAGCAGCGGCTCGAATTCCCATTGCTTGCCGACGGCGTCGGAATCGCGATAGCGCGTCGCATCGTCGGCCGTCGTGTGATCGCCCAGCCGGTAGCTGAGCGCTTCGACGAGCGTCGGACCGCCGCCGCCCCGCGCGCGCTCGAGCGCGTCGCCGACCACCTGACGCACGGCGACGATGTCGTTGCCGTCGACCTGCCGCCCCTCGATTCCCGCGGCGATCGCCTTTTGCGCGAGCGTTTGCGCCGCGGTCTGGCGGGCGCGCGGCATCGAGATCGCCCACTGGTTGTTGTTGACGACGATGACGAGCGGCGCGCGCCACGCGCCCGCCATGTTCATCGCCTCATAGAAGTCGCCTTTCGACGTGCCGCCGTCGCCGAGGATCGCCACCGCGACGCGCGCTTCGCCGCGCAGCATGAACGCATACGCGGCGCCCGCCGCATGGCACACCTGCGTGCCGATCGGCACGCAGTTCGGAAAATCCTGGCGCGCCGCCGCGAAATCGCTGCCGCGCTCGTCACCGCCCCAGTACAGCAGGCTTTCCGTCATCGTGACGCCGCGCAGGAATTGCGCGGCGTGATCGCGGTACGACGGAAACAGCACGTCGTCGGCGCGCATCGCGCTCGCGACGCCCACGCCGATCGCTTCCTGCCCGACCGACGACGCGAACGTGCCGATCTTGCCGGTGCGCTGCAGCGCAACCGCTTTCGTGTCGAACGCCCGCGTCAGCACCATCGCGCGATAGAGCGGCAGCAGCGCGGCCGCGTCCTGCGCGAACGCGGGCAACGGCTGGACCGGCTCGCCGTCGGGGCCGAGGTATTGCGTATAGTCGATGTCGAAGCTGCCGACCGTGGTCATCGCGGGCCCCTCGTTTTTCTAGACGTCGAAATACAGATAGAACTCCCAAGGATGCGGACGCAGCTTGATCGTATCGAGCTCGCGCTTGCGCTTGTAGTCGATCCACGTGCGAATCACGTCGCCGGTGAACACGTCGCCCTTGCGCAGGAACGCGCTGTCGGCTTCGAGCGCGGCAAGCGACGCGTCGAGCGAGCCCGGCACCTGCCGGATCTTCGATGCTTCCTCCAGCGGCAGCTCGTAGATGTTCTTGTCGAGCGGCGCACCCGGATCGATCTTGTTCTCGATGCCGTCGAGCCCGGCCATCAGCATCGCCGCGAACGCGAGATACGCGTTCGCCGACGGATCGGGACAGCGAAACTCCACGCGGCGCGCGGCGGGCGCGTCCGACACCATCGGAATCCTCGCCGCGGCCGAGCGGTTGCGCTGCGACATCGCCAGATTGACGGGCGCTTCATAGCCCGGCACGAGACGCTTGTACGAATTCGTCGTCGGCGCGCAGAACGCCATCAGCGCCGGGGCGTGCTCGAGCAGCCCGCCGATGTACCAGCGGCACAGGTCGGACGTCAGCGCCCAGCCGTTCGCGTCGTAGAACAGATTGCGTTCGTCGTCCCACAGGCTCTGATGGCAATGCATGCCGCTCGCGTTGTCCGCGAACAGCGGCTTCGGCATGAACGTCGCGACCTTGCCGTGCCGGCGCGCGACGTTCTTGCACACGTACTTGTAGATCATCACGTTGTCGGCCATTCGCGTGAGCGTCGCGAAACGCATGTCGATTTCGTTCTGGCCGGCGGTCGCGACCTCGTGATGGTGCACTTCGACCTGCACGCCTGCGCGCTGCAGCGTCAGCGCGATTTCCGAGCGGATGTCCTGCAGCGTGTCGTTCGGCGGCGTCGGGAAATAACCTTCCTTGTAGCGCTGCTTGTAGCCGAGATTGCCGCCGCCGTATGCGCCCTCGTCTCGGCCCGCGGCCCAGTCGCCCTCGGCCGATTCGACGTAGTAATAGCCGCAGTGCTGATCCTGGCCGTAGCGGATCGAATCGAAAATGAAGAATTCGAGTTCCGGCCCGACGTAGCAGGTCGTCGCGATGCCCGTCCCGCGCAAATGCGCTTCCGCTTTTTTCGCGACGTAGCGCGGATCGCGCGAGTACGGCCCGTGCGTCGCCGGATCGATCACGTCGCAGAGAATCGACAGCGTCGGCGTCTCGCAGACCGGATCGACGAACGCGGTCGTCGGATCGGGACGCAGCAGCATGTCGGATTCGTGGATCTCCTGGAAGCCGCGGATCGACGAGCCGTCGAAACCGATTCCGGCGCCGAACAGATCCGCGTGGAGTTCGGGGAGCGTAATCGAGAAGTGCTGCCAGAGCCCCGGCAGATCGGTGAACTTCAGATCGACGATCTGGATGCCATGCGTGCGCACCAGTTCGATCACATCGCTCACGCTGGCCGGCCGCGCGATGCGGTAGCTGCCTGCTTCGACGGACGCCGCGAACGGCGATCCCGCGTCGCCTTGCGTATTCGACATGGGCTTTCTCCTTCTTCCAGCCCTTTGCCTGCGATCCGGCTTCGGCCTGCTCTGCGACTCGCGTTCGAGCGGCCGACGACGGTGCGTGCGGCTTGCGCGTTACGGCAATCTGCCGATGATCGCGCCGATTTCGTTCTTCGTGAACGCGCGCAGCGTCTGCGTGCGGACGTTGCCCGCCGAGCCGAGCGCGAAGCCGAATGCGGTGAGACTTTGCTCGTCGGTCGCTTCGACGACCGCGACGATGTCGAACGCGCCCAGCGTCCAGTAGACCTCCTTCATTTCACAGCCGAAGCTCTTGGCCATTTCCGCCACCTGACCGGCCCGCTGCGAGCTGTTCTTCACGGTGCGGATGCCCTGATCCGTAAAGTTTGCAAGCACCACGTAAGTCGCCATGACGATTCCCCTTACGATTGAAACGTATCGAAATTCGAACGCGCGAGCGGCGTCGCCGGACGCCTTCGCGCCAATACGATCGGAACCGTCTCGCGCGTAACTTGATTTTAGGCAATGGGATCGACGGCGAAGGAGGGGTTTGCACGCGGGTTGCGAAGTCGATCGGCTGGAGCGTGCTTGGGGCGACACGCATGGGCGACGCGTATCTCGATCGAGCCGCGATCTCAGGCTGCGGTCACGCTGAACCGACGGCGACACACCGCGAATGCTCGGCAACGAAGCGGAATCCGACAGCGACGCCTGCCGCCGAGTCCGTGCGTTGCTCGCCCCGAATGGAGCAGACATGACCTTCAATGCGGCCGATGAGAAAAGATGACCCGCCGTCCGGCAAGACAAAGAACACAGGACGCAAGACGGCAGGTCGATCAACAACACAACGTGGGCCGATTGCTATTGATTGAAGTGCTGATTTGAGTTCGGAAAGGCCGGACGTCGAACAGCCTCCCCGACGTAAAAGTTAGACGATTACTCGCAAGACGTCTGTCAATTTTGGTCAGATCGACCAGCCGACGGACTGGAAACCCGCCGCGTTTCGTTTTTCGGGAGCGGATTCGGCATGCGTGCGCGCACATGATGGCGGTTTGCCGCGCGCCCCGGTACGCGGCTCGATTGCTGCCCGCCTCACAACAACCGATACGCGAGCCGCGCGGCCGCACGAGCCGTACGCCGGTCCTGATCGAGGGCCGGGTTGTATTCGGCAATGTCCGCCGCCAGCAGCTTGCCCGACGCCCGAATGCGCAGCACCATCGCTTCGACCACGGACAACGGCACGCCGAGGGACGCCGGCGCGGACACGCCCGGCGCCGTGGCGGCCGGCAGCACGTCGAGGTCGATCGACAGGTACAGCGCGTCGGCTGCGTCGAGCAGCCGATCGAGCCGATCGAGCAGACCGGGAAGATGACGCTCCTGCATCTGCGCATCGGCGACGTACTGCACACCGAGCTGCCGTGCGCGCTCGAACAGCGCTGCCGTATTGGCCAGATCGCTGATGCCGAGGCAGACATAATCGAAAGCGAGCCCTCGAGCGGCGCAATCGCAGGCGATCTGATCGAACGGCGTACCCGAATTTGCAGGACGCGCCTGCCGCAGATCGAAATGCGCGTCGAAATTCACGATCGTCAGACGACGCGCGCCGCCGTCGCCGAGCCACGCGCGCAAGCCGCGATACGTGCCCCACGCGACCTCGTGGCCACCGCCGAGCACGAGCGGCCGCCCGCCGCAGGCGAGCGTCTCGCACACCACCTTCGCGAGCTCGGCCTGCGCGCCCTCCAGATCGCCGTTGTCGCAGACCACATCGCCCGCATCGCGCAACGTC harbors:
- a CDS encoding alpha-hydroxy acid oxidase, yielding MPLPITCIEDLRVLARKRIPRMFYDYVDTGSYTESTYRANEADFQRIKLRQRVGVDIAHRSLRTTMAGQDVAIPVALAPTGLVGMMRADGEILAARAAQRFGVPFTLSTMSICSLEDIATHAPGPFWFQLYMMRDRVFIERLIARAKAAGCPALVLTMDLQIGGQRHKDVKNGLSSPPRITLPNLLNMASKPRWCIGMARTRRRHFGNIVGHVKGVTDMSSLDSWTREQFDPTIDWRDVEWVRQRWDGKLIVKGILDPRDAHLAADAGADAIVVSNHGGRQLDGAMSSVDALPAIVDAIGQRIEVWLDGGVRTGQDVLKAVALGARGTMIGRAFLYGVAALGEAGVFRSLDIIARELDTTMALCGYTDILSVDADVLARRF
- a CDS encoding dihydrolipoamide acetyltransferase family protein, whose amino-acid sequence is MKIFKLPDLGEGLQEAEIVEWHAKAGDAVQTDQPLLSVETAKAIVEIPSPQSGRIAKLFGQPGDIVHLGAPLVAFEGEADEADAGTVVGHMTVGEHVVQEAPAALGTGAGGRGAGAVKAIPAVRALARKLDVDLAMVTPSGADGVITAADVQRVAKVLAELGPPEVLRGVRRAMAQNMARAQSEVAAATVIDDADIHAWPAGADVTMRLIRALVAGCRAEPGLNAWFDGQAGRRHVVAKIDLGIAVDLPDGLFVPVLRDVAHRDAADLRNGLDRMRADIRARKIPPDELRGNTITLSNFGMIAGKYAAPVVVPPTVAILGAGRVHDAVVAAGGAPAVHRILPLSLTFDHRVVTGGEAARFLAAVIADLQRPQ
- a CDS encoding alpha-ketoacid dehydrogenase subunit beta, with product MADLNLVEAVNLALAYALAHDPSVVLLGEDIGANGGVFRATVDLQARFGARRVIDTPLAETAIAGAAIGMAAMGLKPVAEIQFTGFVYPTIDQVLNHASRLRHRTRGRLSCPLVIRAPCGGGIHAPEHHSESPEALFAHIPGLRVVIPSTPARAYGLLLAAIRDPDPVMFFEPSRLYRLFRQPVEDNGEALPLDTCFTLRDGSDVTLVSWGATLQEVQTAADQLAQEGVMAEVIDVATLKPLDADTIVASVARTGRCVIVHEAPRTAGVGAEIAALVAEHCLYSLLAPVQRVTGYDVVVPLFRLESQYMPSAARIVSAVRKTLEAS
- the pdhA gene encoding pyruvate dehydrogenase (acetyl-transferring) E1 component subunit alpha; this encodes MTTVGSFDIDYTQYLGPDGEPVQPLPAFAQDAAALLPLYRAMVLTRAFDTKAVALQRTGKIGTFASSVGQEAIGVGVASAMRADDVLFPSYRDHAAQFLRGVTMTESLLYWGGDERGSDFAAARQDFPNCVPIGTQVCHAAGAAYAFMLRGEARVAVAILGDGGTSKGDFYEAMNMAGAWRAPLVIVVNNNQWAISMPRARQTAAQTLAQKAIAAGIEGRQVDGNDIVAVRQVVGDALERARGGGGPTLVEALSYRLGDHTTADDATRYRDSDAVGKQWEFEPLLRLRKYLMHRNVWDKALDEQLGKACYAQVEEAVEAYLATPQPDTSAMFDHLYASLPQAMQEQLATALAFALAAGNHHG
- the glnA gene encoding type I glutamate--ammonia ligase; this translates as MSNTQGDAGSPFAASVEAGSYRIARPASVSDVIELVRTHGIQIVDLKFTDLPGLWQHFSITLPELHADLFGAGIGFDGSSIRGFQEIHESDMLLRPDPTTAFVDPVCETPTLSILCDVIDPATHGPYSRDPRYVAKKAEAHLRGTGIATTCYVGPELEFFIFDSIRYGQDQHCGYYYVESAEGDWAAGRDEGAYGGGNLGYKQRYKEGYFPTPPNDTLQDIRSEIALTLQRAGVQVEVHHHEVATAGQNEIDMRFATLTRMADNVMIYKYVCKNVARRHGKVATFMPKPLFADNASGMHCHQSLWDDERNLFYDANGWALTSDLCRWYIGGLLEHAPALMAFCAPTTNSYKRLVPGYEAPVNLAMSQRNRSAAARIPMVSDAPAARRVEFRCPDPSANAYLAFAAMLMAGLDGIENKIDPGAPLDKNIYELPLEEASKIRQVPGSLDASLAALEADSAFLRKGDVFTGDVIRTWIDYKRKRELDTIKLRPHPWEFYLYFDV
- a CDS encoding GYD domain-containing protein, with the translated sequence MATYVVLANFTDQGIRTVKNSSQRAGQVAEMAKSFGCEMKEVYWTLGAFDIVAVVEATDEQSLTAFGFALGSAGNVRTQTLRAFTKNEIGAIIGRLP
- the hutG gene encoding formimidoylglutamase; its protein translation is MKAPFDNGVWRGRSDDGEPGDTRRLFDQIEPFTGAALSSDAAVIVGFGSDEGVRRNKGRVGAAHGPGELRRALAGLPAKPAVTLRDAGDVVCDNGDLEGAQAELAKVVCETLACGGRPLVLGGGHEVAWGTYRGLRAWLGDGGARRLTIVNFDAHFDLRQARPANSGTPFDQIACDCAARGLAFDYVCLGISDLANTAALFERARQLGVQYVADAQMQERHLPGLLDRLDRLLDAADALYLSIDLDVLPAATAPGVSAPASLGVPLSVVEAMVLRIRASGKLLAADIAEYNPALDQDRRTARAAARLAYRLL